From a region of the Cyprinus carpio isolate SPL01 chromosome B21, ASM1834038v1, whole genome shotgun sequence genome:
- the LOC122141238 gene encoding cell surface glycoprotein 1-like: MKDKPDKDKIEKPPKKDETAITEEPPKTEEPPKKEELPKTDKPSKSEEHLNTEVPSKKEELPKREEPSKTDESSEEGQLSKKDELSKTEEPSKTEESLKTDEPSKTGESPITDKALQSDESSQMQESLQTSIIEDSTKNTEKGVTGDSIPEQRREESETNEFLKTEESPKICDSTMKDKPDKDKTEKAPKKDETPITEEPPKTEEPPKKEELPKTDKPSKSEEHLNTEEPPKKEELPKREEPSKTDESSEAGQLSKKDELSKTEEPSKTEESLKTDEPSKIGESPITDKTLQSDESSQTQESLQTSIIEVKLVYSMGH; encoded by the exons ATGAAAGATAAACCAGACAAAGATAAGATAGAAAAACCTCCTAAGAAAGATGAAACTGCAATAACAGAGGAACCTCCAAAAACAGAGGAACCTCCAAAGAAAGAGGAACTTCCTAAGACAGACAAACCTTCTAAGAGTGAGGAGCATCTAAATACAGAGGTACCTTCAAAGAAAGAAGAACTTCCTAAGAGAGAGGAGCCATCAAAGACAGATGAATCTTCAGAGGAAGGCCAACTTTCAAAGAAAGATGAACTTTCAAAGACAGAAGAACCTTCTAAGACAGAAGAATCTCTGAAAACAGATGAACCTTCAAAGACAGGGGAATCTCCAATCACAGACAAGGCTCTGCAGTCAGATGAATCATCGCAGATGCAAGAATCTTTGCAGACTTCTATAATAGAAg attcaACTAAAAACACAGAGAAGGGTGTGACAGGAGACAGCATCCCTGAGCAAAGGAGAGAAGAATCGGAAACAAATGAATTCCTAAAG ACAGAGGAATCTCCAAAGATATGTGATTCTACCATGAAAGATAAACCAGACAAAGATAAGACAGAAAAAGCTCCTAAGAAAGATGAAACTCCAATAACAGAGGAACCTCCAAAAACAGAGGAACCTCCAAAGAAAGAGGAACTTCCTAAGACAGACAAACCTTCTAAGAGTGAGGAGCATCTAAATACAGAGGAACCTCCAAAGAAAGAAGAACTTCCTAAGAGAGAGGAGCCATCAAAGACAGATGAATCTTCAGAGGCAGGCCAACTTTCAAAGAAAGATGAACTTTCAAAGACAGAAGAACCTTCTAAGACAGAAGAATCTCTGAAAACAGATGAACCTTCAAAGATAGGGGAATCTCCAATCACAGACAAGACTCTGCAGTCAGATGAATCATCACAGACGCAAGAATCCTTGCAGACTTCTATAATAGAAGTGAAGCTCGTGTATTCgatgggccattga